AGGAGGTAGCTATCTTTGGTGCATGCCTTAtttaggtcggtgaagtctatGCACATCCTTCATTTCCTGCTAGGTTTCTTGACCAATACCACGTTTATCAATCAGTCGGGGTAGTAAACTTCTCTAATGAAGTTTGCCTCTTGTAGCTTGTGAATTTCTTCTACTATAGCCAGGTCCCGTTCTTGGGCAAATACTCGCATCTTCTGACGGATGGGTGGAAATGAGGGCAATACATTCATTCTGTGCACTATGACCGAAGGGTCGATTCCTGGCATATCTTCATGGCTCCAAGCAAATACATCCCAGTTATCTTTGAGAGAAGTTTAAGTGCTTGTCGAATCATCGGGCTGGCTAACGTACCAATCCTGGTCGTTCAATCAGGCTTAAAGTCATCAAGAAGTATCTCTTCAAGCTGTTCGATTGGCTTTGTCATTGTCCGGTGCTCCTCTATGTTCATGGCCTGGAAGTGGTCAtccatctccatcatagctATGTAGCATTCGCGTGCGGCTACTTGATTCCCGCGCAGCTCCCCTACTCCATAATTGGTGGGAAATTTGATCATTAAGAGGTATGTTGAGGTTACGGCCTTCCATAAATTGAGGGTAGGCCGTCCCAAGATGGAACTGTAGGCGGACGAGCAGTCGACCACAAGGAATATTACGTCCTTAGTGATCTGTTGGGGGTAGTCGCCCACCATTACGGATAATGTGACTGCGCCAATGGAGTATACCCTTGTTTCTCCAAAACCAACGAGCGGAGTGTTCGTCGGAATTAGTCGCTCTCTATCAATCCTCATATGTTGGAATGCTAGGTAGTAAAGGATGCCAACTGAACTACCATTGTCAATCAGAACCCGGTGCGTGTTGTAATCTCCTACTCGTATGCTGACGACAAGTGCATCGTTGTGTGGGTAGTGAAGATGTCgggcatcttcttctgagaGTTTGATGACGAGGTTGTCGATCCGCGGCATCTTCGGCACGAAACCTATCAACTGGAGGTTATGGACCATCCTCAAGTAAGTTTTACGGGCCTTTTTGGACGACCCGGCAGCCGTTGTGCCCCCCACaatcattcttatgtctcctATAGGCGGCCTAGGACGCTTGTTTTCTCATCAGAGAGCCTGCTCTTGGGGTGGATCCGTTTTCTCCTTGCCAACGAACCTCTGCAGCTTTCCTTGCCTGATATGGGCTTCAATTTACTACTTCAAGTCGTAGCAGCAAGTTGTGTTGTGGTCGTGATCCCGATAGAAGCAGCAGTACTTGTCTCTAGACCTCTTATTAGGATCCCCCTTCAACTTGCTGGGAAAGGTCAAGACTccttcgtccttgatttgcatcaaAACCTGGTTGTTTGGGGCAGATAGTAGGGTGAAGCTTATGAACTTCCCTACAAGGGGCTTGGAGCGTTTGTCCTCCCGCCGCTCTCCGATCCTAGCCATCTTTCTCCCCTTGTCTGGCCACATGTCTTCTTGTCTTTCCCTTTTCTTGGGCTTCTCTTCTCGGGCTAGTAGTGCATCTGCGTTTATGTACTTGGTTGCCCTGTAAAACACATTTGACATAGTCTTTGGGTTGTTTTTATATAGAGAAAATAGGAACTTACCTTTCCGTAGTCCATTGGTGAATGCTGCCACGAGAATCTTGTCATCCGCTTCGTCGATCGAAAGGACCTCCTTGTTAAAGTGGGTTATGTAAGACCTCAACATCTCGTCCTCCCGCTGCTTAATGTTCATCAGGCATGCAGTGGACTTCTTGTACCTGTGTCCCCCGATGAAGTGTAAGGCGAATTGGGCGCTTAACTCCTTGAAGGTACCAATATAGTTCGGCGTCAGCCTGCTGAACCAGATCCTTGTGAGTCCCTTCAGCGTGATGGGGAAGGTTCTGCACATGATCTCATCTGGCACCCTTTGCAAGTGCATCAAGGTCTTGAAAGACTCCAAATGATCTAAGGAGTCCTTGGATCCGTCGTAATTTTCCACTTGCGGCATACGAAACTTTGATGGAAGGGGGAATGAAGTGACGGGCACTGTGAATGGCAAATCAATTCGGAGGACCAAGTCATCGAGGTCGCTAGACATTCGTCCTCTAAGGGTGTTCATCATAAAGTCCATCCGCTTCTTCATCATCTACATCTCGATGACTATGTGAGGTGGAACCATATTGGTGACGGATGGCCGGCTCGTGTCCTATCATTCTGGTCTGCTTGGGGCGTTGCTTCCTTCTGGCCCTTCTTGGTTCCTTCTCTCAGCACTGGTGCCTTCTTGGTCTTCCTCTTGGGTATCTATTGCTGCGTTCTTCTGGCACAGCGGTTCCTCTAAGTCATGATTCTGCTTGGTGAGACGTTCCACTGCTGCTATGAGGGTTTGGACTTGCCTCTCCAGGGCTGTGGGTTGCAGTTCGTCGCCCTGATTGTTGGTGGTTGTTGCCATCGAacgagtaagtaccatgcaactttTTGTTCGGAAAGTGGTGAATATGGCTTATCTCCTGATCACCGTGTTCACACAGATGGTGCcaattgatgatgccgaaaaatcaccagtgagccacacaGCCCTTACGCGCTCGCGACAgtacctgcacaacaaaaagagaagacctaatagagagcaccggtgtgatgctggccaaagaccctccaaaggtcaagttagaaaACTTCTCACAACTTTAGAGTGCCAAAGTTAGGGTGAATTATGCGTATCTTAGTTTATGAGGGTCTtgaggtttttatagtagtgtagggTTGACATTTGTTTCTTAGTTAAGAAGATGTTTCCTTGTAGAAGAGATCCTCTTTAAGTCGCGTATTTTGTGGAGTtctttccttataggactctTCTTGATTAGGGTTAAGTGAAAGgcacaagatatttccttatatacttATGCGTgtgcttgctcactcccaagtgcaggagatcgtaGTAATATATTTCTCAGAGTACCGAGGTCGAATCACAAGGAgcagggtaaattcaaagacaatataattaaataacaatttgagtgaagaagaaaaatatttttgcttgatgattgttaacaagaataataataaaaattgattttaatcaataatgtaaatactagggtATCGGGGTGTTTCtctatatcgatatgaaattctttgtgatctaagaaaacatctatttcataattgattgttcttatacaattaaaaacttatgattcggttgaactgagacaattcaagaacgcatgataacctcAATTGATAATGcagttagaaaagttttcagaaaaacccattcactttaaatcctgatttctatttgaaactattagaaatttatctaaacaataagaaaaacatgattgaacttattgaaagcatggaagaactaatacatcaaaagaaatctaattgaacaatcaaatatgtcgttgataaaatcctagaaggaatcacattaaatattcataccgtatagaagaaacataacccctagccctagcaaagagtttaggctgctattagagaaaggaaaatacaaggttttctccCCAAAAATCATTCTCCACagcctcccttcaaaaccctaatgtctaaagtgtccaaagaaaataaaacatttactattttaatttccgtccaGGTTTACAGCGGTagcttgtgagttaatttcggctttcaaaaattgagaatttcgaaaaactcaaaactggaaagttgtagatatttaagtgaAGGTTCCAACCCATCTGGCCTTGtatcaattggatttttgaggagagagatacgcccaaaatactgatcagtgctcaaatcagatttttccttttcagattatgcttctttgatttctttccttat
The Quercus lobata isolate SW786 chromosome 10, ValleyOak3.0 Primary Assembly, whole genome shotgun sequence DNA segment above includes these coding regions:
- the LOC115963503 gene encoding uncharacterized protein LOC115963503; its protein translation is MKKRMDFMMNTLRGRMSSDLDDLVLRIDLPFTVPVTSFPLPSKFRMPQVENYDGSKDSLDHLESFKTLMHLQRVPDEIMCRTFPITLKGLTRIWFSRLTPNYIGTFKELSAQFALHFIGGHRYKKSTACLMNIKQREDEMLRSYITHFNKEVLSIDEADDKILVAAFTNGLRKGKFLFSLYKNNPKTMSNVFYRATKYINADALLAREEKPKKRERQEDMWPDKGRKMARIGERREDKRSKPLVGKFISFTLLSAPNNQVLMQIKDEGVLTFPSKLKGDPNKRSRDKYCCFYRDHDHNTTCCYDLK